One Tunturibacter gelidoferens genomic region harbors:
- a CDS encoding efflux RND transporter permease subunit, protein MFVDFFIRRPIFATVCALLIVLAGAVCIPSLPISLYPDLAPPQVIVSSNYIGANSKDVESAVTIILEQAINGVEGMRYMSSTSSNDGTSSIIVTFQTGYNLDIAAVDVQNRVATVQGRLPATVNNTGISITKASSNFIFAAGFISPDHSLSPAFISNYLDVYVSDALKRVPGVGAVIIFGERKYAMRLWLDPNRLAARGLTALDVTNALAGQNVEVPAGQLGQPPSDPKQVFQMAVRVIGRFDDPKQFENIVIKNNPTAGGVVLFKDIGRAELGAETYSTALKYSGGDAIGVGVQQLSNANALDVDKKCRAVLAELQKNFPPGMKGIIAVDTTLVIGESVNEVVTTIGEAIVIVIIVIFLFLQDWRATIIPAVTIPVSLIGTFAFIKIFGFSINSLTLFGITLATGLVVDDAIVVIENVQRHLSGHSIIPERHELSEPDPYAPDTLAQEKVGKGMQQTSSDPHKATSIAMAEVTSAVIATSLVLISVFIPVSFFPGTTGILYKQFSLTIAFSIAISAFNALTLSPALAAILLRPEQKKTGIMGLLLNPIEAVIQWVIRTYARIVTFVVRIRYVMLLFFVGALAATAFMYNYVPTAFIPQEDQSYFLIIVQTPPGASLSYTGEFADRVADLVRKNDGVFGTFSVMGFSLAGGSSPNSGLIFAPLKPINDRTKMGPKFTAHNIVLDVGPKLFGVPGGIAFAAEPPAVAGLGTVGGFQFILQDGGRNSFDDISRVAHTLVAQGSAPGSGLTAMNTQFTSNDPQLQVIIDRQKAETIGVPFAQITAALGTFMGSSYINDFNFNNRSYRVYVQADEQFRRNAQDLRQYYVRSNTNQMIPLDNLATVTQISGPQVINHYNLFRSAEIDGSPAPGTSSGQGNDAMVKLFQKNKLQGMTYSWTGLALEEVESAGKAIIIFGLGLLVVYLTLSAQYESFALPFIILLAVPMAILGALSLVSLRGLVDDVYVQIGLVMLIGLSAKNSILIVEFAEQLLEQGRSIIDAAIEAAELRLRPILMTSIAFILGVGPLFFATGAGAYGRHSVGTAIVGGMVLSTVLNLFFIPVLYVILKTILVKYSRKKAVAPNTELPAK, encoded by the coding sequence TTGTTCGTAGACTTTTTTATTCGTCGTCCGATCTTCGCCACGGTCTGTGCGCTCCTCATCGTGCTCGCTGGCGCGGTCTGCATTCCGAGCCTTCCGATCTCGCTCTATCCGGATCTCGCGCCGCCTCAGGTCATCGTCTCCAGCAACTACATCGGCGCCAACTCGAAAGACGTCGAGTCCGCCGTCACCATCATCCTCGAGCAGGCCATCAACGGCGTTGAAGGTATGCGGTACATGAGCTCCACCAGCTCCAACGATGGCACCTCTTCTATCATCGTCACCTTCCAGACTGGCTATAACCTCGACATAGCCGCTGTTGACGTACAGAATCGCGTTGCCACCGTTCAAGGCCGTCTCCCCGCCACCGTCAACAACACCGGTATCAGCATCACCAAGGCAAGCTCGAACTTCATCTTCGCCGCCGGCTTCATCTCTCCCGACCACTCCCTCTCCCCGGCCTTCATCTCCAACTACCTCGACGTCTATGTCTCGGATGCACTCAAGCGCGTCCCCGGCGTCGGTGCCGTCATCATCTTCGGCGAGCGCAAGTACGCCATGCGCCTTTGGCTTGATCCCAACCGGCTCGCGGCCCGCGGTCTCACCGCACTCGATGTCACCAATGCCCTCGCAGGGCAGAACGTAGAAGTGCCCGCCGGACAACTCGGGCAACCTCCCTCCGATCCCAAGCAGGTCTTCCAGATGGCGGTTCGAGTCATCGGCCGCTTTGACGACCCGAAACAGTTCGAAAACATCGTCATCAAAAACAATCCCACCGCCGGCGGCGTTGTTCTGTTCAAAGATATCGGCCGCGCGGAGCTAGGCGCCGAAACCTACAGCACAGCCCTCAAATACTCCGGCGGAGATGCCATCGGTGTCGGCGTCCAGCAGCTCTCCAACGCCAACGCCCTCGACGTCGACAAGAAGTGCCGCGCCGTCCTCGCAGAGCTCCAGAAGAACTTCCCCCCTGGCATGAAGGGCATCATCGCAGTCGACACCACCCTTGTCATCGGCGAGTCGGTCAACGAGGTCGTCACCACCATCGGCGAAGCGATCGTCATCGTCATCATCGTGATCTTCCTCTTCCTGCAGGACTGGCGCGCCACCATCATCCCCGCCGTCACCATCCCGGTCTCGCTCATCGGCACCTTCGCCTTCATCAAGATCTTCGGCTTCAGCATCAACTCCCTCACCCTCTTCGGCATCACTCTCGCTACAGGTCTAGTCGTCGACGACGCCATCGTCGTGATCGAAAACGTGCAGCGCCACCTCTCCGGCCACTCCATCATCCCGGAGCGCCACGAACTCAGCGAACCCGACCCCTACGCCCCCGACACTCTCGCGCAGGAGAAGGTTGGCAAAGGCATGCAGCAGACCTCCTCCGATCCCCACAAGGCCACCAGCATCGCCATGGCCGAGGTCACCAGCGCCGTCATCGCCACCTCGCTCGTCCTCATCTCCGTCTTCATCCCAGTCAGCTTCTTTCCCGGCACCACCGGCATTCTCTATAAACAGTTCTCGCTTACCATCGCCTTCTCCATTGCGATCTCAGCCTTCAACGCCCTCACCCTCTCGCCGGCCCTCGCCGCCATCCTCCTGCGTCCGGAACAAAAAAAGACCGGCATCATGGGGCTGCTCCTGAACCCCATCGAAGCCGTCATCCAGTGGGTCATCCGGACTTATGCGCGCATCGTCACCTTCGTCGTGCGCATTCGCTACGTCATGCTTTTGTTCTTCGTCGGAGCTCTCGCAGCCACGGCGTTCATGTACAACTACGTGCCCACTGCCTTCATCCCGCAGGAAGACCAGTCCTACTTCCTCATCATCGTGCAGACGCCCCCGGGAGCCTCGCTTAGCTATACTGGCGAGTTCGCCGATCGCGTAGCTGATCTCGTACGCAAGAACGACGGCGTCTTCGGCACCTTCTCCGTCATGGGTTTCTCGCTCGCCGGCGGCAGCTCGCCAAACTCCGGCCTCATCTTCGCACCGCTTAAGCCCATCAACGACCGCACCAAGATGGGACCCAAGTTTACCGCTCACAACATCGTCCTCGACGTAGGACCCAAGCTCTTCGGCGTCCCCGGCGGTATCGCCTTCGCAGCCGAACCACCCGCCGTCGCTGGCCTCGGCACCGTCGGTGGCTTCCAGTTCATCCTGCAGGACGGTGGCCGCAACTCCTTCGACGATATCTCCCGCGTAGCCCACACACTAGTCGCGCAAGGCAGCGCCCCTGGCTCTGGCCTCACCGCGATGAACACGCAGTTCACTTCGAACGATCCGCAACTTCAGGTCATCATCGATCGGCAAAAGGCCGAGACCATCGGCGTCCCCTTCGCCCAGATCACCGCCGCCCTCGGCACCTTCATGGGCTCCAGCTACATCAACGACTTCAACTTCAACAACCGCTCCTACCGCGTCTACGTTCAGGCCGACGAGCAGTTCCGCCGCAACGCGCAGGATCTCCGCCAGTACTACGTTCGCTCCAACACCAACCAGATGATCCCGCTCGACAACCTCGCCACTGTCACTCAGATCTCGGGCCCACAGGTCATCAACCACTACAACCTCTTCCGCTCGGCCGAGATCGACGGCTCGCCCGCCCCCGGAACTAGCTCGGGTCAAGGCAACGACGCCATGGTCAAGCTCTTCCAGAAGAACAAGCTTCAGGGGATGACCTACTCCTGGACCGGTCTCGCGCTTGAAGAAGTTGAGTCCGCCGGCAAGGCCATCATCATCTTCGGCCTTGGCCTGCTGGTCGTCTACCTCACCCTCTCGGCCCAGTACGAGTCCTTTGCGCTGCCGTTCATCATCCTCCTTGCCGTTCCTATGGCGATCCTCGGCGCTCTCTCTCTCGTCTCTCTCCGCGGCCTGGTCGACGACGTCTACGTCCAGATCGGCCTGGTCATGCTCATCGGCCTCTCAGCCAAAAACTCGATCCTCATCGTCGAGTTCGCCGAGCAACTCCTCGAGCAGGGCCGCTCGATCATCGACGCCGCCATCGAGGCCGCAGAACTCCGCCTCCGACCCATCCTGATGACCTCCATCGCCTTCATTCTCGGCGTCGGTCCTCTCTTTTTCGCCACTGGAGCCGGAGCCTACGGCCGTCACTCCGTCGGCACAGCCATCGTTGGCGGCATGGTGCTCTCTACCGTGCTCAACCTCTTCTTCATCCCGGTCCTCTATGTCATCCTGAAGACTATCCTCGTTAAGTACTCGCGCAAAAAAGCCGTAGCCCCAAACACGGAACTACCCGCTAAATAG
- a CDS encoding efflux RND transporter periplasmic adaptor subunit — MPLILNTPRVLPVLVCAAACLVAGCKSAPPAQPPPQAMPVKVAPVSLSPVPNSDTYVATIKSRRSSTMQPQVDGNLVKIFVKSGDAVKAGQVLMRIDPLKQMASVQSQQGTQAQKKALYDYNKIEVDRQRKLFEAGVVSRDTYDQANQAYENSKADFESNQALTDTQKQQLAYYDIRAPFNGVVGDIPVHLGDYVSPTTLLTTVDENADLEAYIYIPTERAGSIRNGLPVEILDTAGNVLVKTKVDFISPQVDNGLQSVLAKASVPRTADILRNQQLVKARITWSTAPAPTVPVLAVSLVGGQTFVYVATPKGDGYVAHQVPVTVGETVGNTYPVLGGLKTGEKVITSGLQFLQEGAPVKPLG, encoded by the coding sequence GTGCCCTTGATTTTGAACACCCCCCGCGTCCTCCCAGTGCTTGTCTGCGCGGCTGCATGCCTGGTCGCAGGTTGCAAGTCGGCACCGCCCGCGCAGCCTCCCCCGCAGGCCATGCCGGTGAAGGTAGCACCCGTCTCGTTGTCGCCTGTTCCCAACTCCGACACCTACGTCGCCACCATCAAGAGCCGTCGCTCGTCCACCATGCAACCGCAGGTCGACGGCAACCTGGTCAAGATCTTCGTGAAGTCCGGCGACGCCGTAAAAGCCGGTCAGGTGCTTATGCGAATCGATCCCTTGAAGCAGATGGCATCGGTCCAGTCGCAGCAGGGAACTCAGGCGCAGAAGAAGGCCCTCTACGACTACAACAAGATCGAAGTCGACCGGCAGCGCAAGCTATTCGAAGCCGGGGTGGTCTCGCGGGACACATACGACCAGGCGAATCAGGCCTACGAAAACTCCAAGGCCGACTTCGAGTCCAACCAGGCCCTCACCGATACCCAGAAGCAGCAACTCGCCTACTACGATATCCGCGCCCCCTTTAACGGCGTTGTGGGCGATATCCCAGTTCACCTCGGCGACTACGTCTCACCCACCACGCTGCTGACCACGGTGGACGAGAACGCTGACCTTGAAGCTTATATCTACATCCCAACTGAACGCGCCGGCAGCATTCGTAATGGACTTCCGGTAGAGATTCTAGATACGGCAGGCAACGTCCTGGTCAAAACGAAGGTTGACTTCATCTCGCCGCAGGTTGATAACGGACTGCAAAGCGTCCTCGCTAAGGCAAGTGTCCCACGGACGGCGGACATTCTTCGGAACCAGCAGCTGGTGAAGGCTCGCATCACCTGGAGCACCGCACCTGCGCCCACAGTGCCGGTCCTTGCCGTCAGTCTCGTCGGCGGCCAGACCTTCGTCTACGTCGCAACGCCTAAAGGGGACGGCTACGTTGCGCACCAGGTGCCGGTCACCGTCGGCGAAACAGTCGGTAACACCTATCCCGTTCTTGGGGGTCTCAAGACGGGAGAAAAAGTAATCACCTCTGGCCTGCAGTTTCTGCAGGAGGGTGCGCCGGTCAAGCCACTCGGCTAA
- a CDS encoding queuosine precursor transporter, producing MPSQLHTIQPAPTPSTLRSFKYLDALTTAFVVILLVSNLIAQKVCLFGPISIGSRSIGPFAVSGAVLLFPITYIFGDVFTEVYGFAASRRAIWLGFLGTALLYLIGAVVIALPSAPGWKNQQAFSAVFGFIPRILAASLTAFWAGEFANSYTMARLKLFTNGRMLWTRTIGSTVVGQAVDTVLVIILTFGGIYPVRILLNIIVTGYALKVGYEVVATPITYLVINWLKRAEQADAFDRHQSFNPFAFAEKSSLDA from the coding sequence ATGCCGTCGCAACTCCACACGATCCAACCGGCCCCCACGCCATCGACTCTTCGCAGTTTCAAGTATCTTGACGCCCTCACGACCGCATTCGTCGTCATCCTGCTCGTCTCGAACCTCATCGCGCAAAAGGTCTGCCTCTTCGGGCCAATCTCGATCGGCAGCCGGTCCATCGGCCCATTCGCGGTCAGCGGAGCGGTTCTCCTGTTTCCCATCACCTATATCTTCGGAGACGTCTTTACCGAGGTGTACGGCTTCGCCGCCTCACGGAGAGCCATCTGGCTGGGCTTCCTCGGCACCGCCCTCCTGTATCTCATCGGAGCCGTCGTCATCGCACTGCCCTCTGCTCCGGGGTGGAAGAATCAGCAGGCGTTCTCTGCGGTCTTTGGTTTTATCCCGCGCATCCTGGCCGCCAGTCTTACCGCCTTCTGGGCCGGTGAGTTCGCCAACTCCTATACTATGGCGCGGCTCAAGCTCTTCACGAACGGACGCATGCTTTGGACCCGTACCATCGGTTCCACCGTCGTCGGCCAGGCGGTCGACACGGTTCTTGTCATTATTCTGACCTTTGGCGGAATATATCCCGTCCGCATCCTCCTCAACATAATCGTCACCGGTTACGCCCTGAAGGTAGGCTATGAGGTGGTCGCTACCCCGATCACGTATCTTGTCATAAACTGGCTCAAGCGAGCCGAGCAAGCCGATGCGTTTGATCGTCACCAGAGCTTCAACCCTTTTGCATTTGCTGAAAAGAGCAGTTTGGACGCCTGA
- a CDS encoding ArsR/SmtB family transcription factor codes for MRPLFHPSVQDVTVEAILHALSDPVRVAIYADIVGQECSHNCLAFSNISEKPIPKSTLSQHFKILREAGLIRGERQGVEMHNTSRCAEIDKRFPGLIGAIVTAHNIQLADGVRQTKAIRRKSSQRIVRSK; via the coding sequence ATGAGGCCTCTATTCCACCCCTCGGTCCAGGACGTGACGGTTGAAGCGATCCTTCATGCCTTGTCTGACCCGGTGCGTGTGGCGATCTATGCCGACATTGTGGGACAGGAGTGTTCCCACAACTGTTTGGCGTTTTCGAATATCAGCGAGAAACCGATACCGAAGTCAACGCTTTCGCAGCACTTCAAAATACTTCGCGAGGCCGGGTTGATACGGGGCGAGCGTCAAGGTGTCGAGATGCACAACACTTCTCGTTGCGCGGAGATCGACAAGCGCTTCCCAGGGTTGATCGGAGCTATTGTTACGGCGCACAATATCCAGCTGGCCGACGGGGTGCGGCAGACTAAGGCGATCAGACGGAAGTCTTCTCAGCGGATTGTAAGAAGTAAGTAA
- a CDS encoding glucose 1-dehydrogenase codes for MSKLKGKVAVVTGASKGIGAAIAKSLAAEGASVVVNYASSKSGADTVVSAITAAGGKAVAVGGDVSKAAEAQGIIDAAIKNYGRLDILVNNSGVYEFSPIETVTEEQFHKIFNINVLGVLLTTQAAVKHLGEGASIINIGSGVSSITPPNSAVYTGTKGALDAITGVLAKELGARKIRVNSVNPGIVDTEGTQSAGFIGSDFEKALVAQTPLGRAGQVDDIASVVTFFASEDAKWITGERVITGGGLR; via the coding sequence ATGAGCAAGCTAAAAGGTAAAGTAGCAGTCGTCACCGGGGCATCCAAGGGTATCGGAGCCGCCATCGCCAAGTCGCTCGCCGCAGAAGGCGCATCCGTTGTCGTCAACTACGCCTCCAGCAAGTCTGGTGCAGACACCGTCGTCTCCGCCATCACCGCAGCCGGAGGCAAAGCCGTCGCTGTCGGTGGAGACGTCTCCAAGGCCGCAGAAGCACAGGGCATAATCGACGCAGCCATCAAGAACTACGGCCGCCTCGACATCCTCGTTAACAACTCGGGCGTCTATGAGTTCTCTCCCATCGAAACCGTAACCGAAGAGCAGTTCCACAAGATCTTCAACATCAATGTACTCGGCGTGCTCCTCACCACCCAGGCAGCGGTCAAGCACCTCGGCGAGGGGGCTAGCATCATTAACATCGGCTCTGGCGTCAGCAGTATCACCCCTCCCAACAGCGCCGTCTACACAGGCACCAAAGGCGCTCTCGATGCCATCACCGGTGTCCTCGCAAAGGAACTTGGTGCGCGTAAGATCCGCGTCAACTCAGTCAACCCCGGCATCGTCGACACCGAAGGCACACAGTCCGCCGGGTTTATTGGATCCGACTTCGAGAAGGCTCTCGTCGCGCAAACTCCCCTCGGCCGCGCCGGCCAGGTCGACGACATCGCCTCCGTCGTAACCTTCTTCGCGTCCGAAGACGCAAAGTGGATTACCGGCGAGCGCGTGATCACCGGCGGCGGTCTCCGCTAA
- a CDS encoding SDR family NAD(P)-dependent oxidoreductase, producing the protein MGKLEGKVAVITAATSGMALATAKLFVKEGAYVFITGRRQDKLDEAVKAIGKNVTGVQGDAANLADLDRLYETVKKEKGKIDILFASAGQGEFAKIGEVTEEHFDKTFDLNVRGTLFTVQKALPLFNDGGSIFMNGSIASIKGFPAFGVYSASKAAVRSFARTWLNDLKDRKIRVNVLSPGTIDTPILDPLGPDAKEYFKTLIPRGEIGRPEEIATVALFLASDDSSFVNGIELFVDGGTAQI; encoded by the coding sequence ATGGGAAAGCTCGAAGGAAAAGTAGCAGTCATCACAGCAGCAACATCAGGCATGGCGCTTGCCACAGCAAAACTCTTCGTGAAAGAGGGCGCATATGTCTTCATCACCGGCCGCCGTCAGGACAAACTCGATGAAGCCGTCAAGGCCATCGGCAAGAACGTGACCGGCGTCCAGGGCGACGCTGCAAACCTCGCTGACCTCGATCGCTTATACGAAACCGTCAAGAAAGAAAAAGGAAAGATCGATATCCTCTTCGCCAGCGCAGGCCAGGGCGAGTTCGCGAAGATCGGTGAAGTCACCGAAGAGCACTTCGATAAAACCTTCGACCTCAACGTGCGCGGCACACTGTTCACCGTGCAGAAGGCACTCCCGCTCTTCAACGACGGCGGCTCGATCTTCATGAACGGCTCCATCGCCAGCATCAAGGGCTTCCCTGCCTTCGGCGTCTACAGCGCCAGCAAAGCCGCGGTGCGATCCTTTGCGCGCACATGGCTCAATGACCTCAAGGACCGCAAAATCCGCGTCAACGTCCTCAGCCCAGGGACCATCGATACCCCAATCCTCGATCCTCTAGGACCCGACGCGAAGGAGTACTTCAAGACACTTATCCCACGTGGCGAAATCGGTCGCCCCGAAGAGATCGCGACCGTAGCGCTCTTCCTCGCCTCTGACGACTCAAGCTTCGTCAACGGTATTGAGCTATTCGTAGACGGCGGAACAGCACAGATCTAA
- a CDS encoding DinB family protein, protein MNPEASLIDSALRGWKSNVDRTTKLFGALTEEQLLEQVAPGKNRLIYLWGHLTASSDALLPLLGLGRRLHPELDSIFISNPDGYSQDVLSGADLKKVWDEVNNALWAAFSNLSPSDWAQRHTAVFAEDFKLEPHRNRFTVLLGRTAHLAYHFGQAKLAQR, encoded by the coding sequence ATGAACCCAGAAGCTTCGCTCATCGACTCGGCGCTCCGCGGTTGGAAGTCAAACGTTGACCGCACAACGAAACTCTTCGGCGCTCTTACAGAAGAGCAGCTTCTCGAACAGGTCGCTCCCGGGAAGAACAGGCTTATCTATCTCTGGGGTCACCTAACGGCCAGCAGCGATGCGCTCCTTCCTCTGCTCGGGTTAGGTCGGAGACTCCATCCGGAACTCGATTCGATCTTTATATCCAATCCTGACGGATACTCGCAGGACGTGCTCTCAGGAGCGGACCTGAAGAAAGTCTGGGATGAAGTCAACAATGCGCTGTGGGCGGCTTTTTCAAACTTGTCACCCTCGGACTGGGCACAGAGACACACCGCTGTCTTCGCAGAGGACTTCAAGCTGGAACCTCATCGCAACCGATTCACCGTCCTGCTCGGCAGAACAGCTCATCTCGCGTACCACTTCGGCCAGGCCAAGCTCGCCCAGCGATGA
- a CDS encoding MFS transporter produces MSGPTKGTFRSLNSFNYRVWACGALVSNVGTWMQRTAQDWIVLTQLTHHNATAVGVVMALQFGPQVLLLPLTGFAADHLDRRKLLIATQAAMGALALGLGILTVVGLIQLWHVYVFAFLLGCVTAFDSPTRQSFVSELVGEADLSNAVGLNSTSFNAARMIGPAIAGVLIAAVGSGWVFLINAASFVAVLCSLSLLRVEDLHREARAVRKRGSLIEGFRHVWKRPDLKAIFLMLFLIGTFGINFPIFISTMSVTVFHAEASLYGLLTSTMAIGSVAGALLAARRERPNMTPLLAGAAVFGVGLALAAIMPNYWLFGLALIVIGVSAQTFTTSTNSLVQLSTEPAMRGRVLAILLAVVFGGTPIGAPVVGWVADRFGPRWALGIGAASGFAAAIVGIYYLAKHRHLRVSLDAGRLRFTVDEGSLVAR; encoded by the coding sequence ATGAGCGGGCCGACGAAAGGGACCTTCCGTTCGCTGAACAGCTTCAACTATCGAGTGTGGGCTTGTGGGGCGCTGGTCTCTAACGTGGGAACGTGGATGCAGCGCACCGCGCAGGATTGGATCGTCCTCACGCAGTTGACCCACCACAATGCGACGGCTGTCGGTGTGGTCATGGCGCTCCAGTTCGGACCGCAGGTGCTCTTATTGCCGCTGACTGGTTTTGCCGCAGATCATCTCGATCGGCGAAAACTCCTGATCGCTACTCAGGCGGCGATGGGAGCGCTGGCCCTGGGACTGGGGATCCTCACTGTTGTTGGACTGATTCAGCTGTGGCATGTGTATGTGTTTGCGTTTCTTCTAGGTTGCGTGACTGCGTTCGATTCGCCGACGCGCCAAAGCTTCGTCTCAGAGTTGGTGGGAGAGGCTGATTTGTCGAATGCAGTGGGACTAAATTCCACCTCGTTCAACGCTGCGCGGATGATCGGTCCGGCGATCGCAGGCGTTCTTATTGCTGCCGTGGGCTCCGGGTGGGTGTTCCTTATCAATGCGGCTTCTTTTGTCGCCGTGCTTTGCTCGCTGAGCCTTCTTCGCGTGGAGGACCTTCATCGCGAGGCGAGAGCCGTTCGCAAACGTGGGAGCCTCATCGAAGGGTTTCGTCACGTTTGGAAGAGACCGGATCTAAAGGCTATTTTTCTAATGCTCTTTCTGATTGGTACGTTCGGAATCAACTTCCCGATATTTATCTCAACCATGTCCGTGACCGTGTTCCACGCAGAGGCGAGCCTGTACGGACTCTTGACGTCGACTATGGCGATTGGATCAGTTGCCGGGGCGCTTCTCGCCGCGAGACGAGAAAGACCTAACATGACTCCGTTGCTGGCAGGTGCGGCAGTCTTCGGGGTCGGCTTGGCACTAGCGGCGATCATGCCCAACTACTGGCTCTTTGGCCTCGCTCTTATCGTTATCGGCGTGTCTGCGCAGACTTTCACTACCTCGACGAACAGCTTGGTACAACTCTCAACCGAGCCTGCCATGCGTGGACGTGTGTTGGCCATCCTTCTCGCAGTAGTCTTCGGTGGCACACCGATCGGTGCGCCAGTTGTCGGGTGGGTCGCTGATAGGTTCGGTCCGCGTTGGGCGCTTGGCATTGGGGCTGCTTCAGGGTTTGCCGCAGCGATTGTCGGCATCTACTATCTCGCGAAGCACCGTCATCTGCGGGTGAGCCTCGACGCTGGCCGTCTCCGCTTCACCGTGGACGAAGGTAGCCTCGTTGCACGTTGA